The proteins below come from a single Pedobacter aquae genomic window:
- a CDS encoding DoxX family protein has translation MSFLNISNHDSSDWKGYEKILLRFFFIYFFILVVPIDWKFYQELFNINWATFNFYSLFSLTKYAPQFFGLVGYQNWLFAGFIATLATIIWTFSNTNCNYDSLYYWLRVILRYRLAIGIIAYGFLKVFPLQMPFPSLSNMHTNYGDFLAWKIYFHTLGITQGYEIFLGAIEVVAGTLLLFRRTTTFGAGIIAGFTGNVFAANIAYDASEEVYSLYLVVIALFLLIYDAKRLYSLLVLEQYTIASKFEPIYTTLGLKRLRTTLKGSVFIFLIVLGVSTYANYIKEPYKLPKKTGLEGTYGFYNVREFKYNGVVIPYTTSDTNRWQNVVFEKWATISIKIAKPVKIDTSFGDVYHTNDIDRNFESAGVGGRHYFAYQADTVSKKLSLQNKNKNHASEKFQLSYRFLNDSTLVLSGVNEKKDSVYAVLDKINKKYMLLEGRRKSVKL, from the coding sequence ATGAGTTTTCTAAATATTTCAAATCATGATTCGTCCGACTGGAAAGGTTATGAAAAAATACTACTTAGATTTTTCTTTATTTACTTCTTTATCTTGGTTGTACCCATAGATTGGAAGTTTTATCAAGAACTTTTTAATATAAATTGGGCAACTTTTAACTTTTATAGTCTATTTAGTTTAACCAAATATGCTCCACAATTTTTTGGATTAGTAGGTTATCAGAATTGGCTTTTCGCTGGCTTCATAGCTACTCTAGCTACTATAATTTGGACTTTTAGCAATACTAATTGCAATTACGATAGTCTGTACTATTGGTTAAGGGTAATTTTGCGCTATCGTTTAGCTATTGGTATCATCGCTTATGGTTTTTTAAAGGTTTTTCCGCTACAAATGCCATTTCCTTCGCTAAGTAATATGCATACCAATTATGGTGATTTCTTAGCGTGGAAGATTTATTTTCATACGTTAGGTATCACTCAAGGCTATGAAATTTTTCTAGGTGCTATAGAAGTAGTAGCTGGTACACTCTTATTATTTAGAAGAACTACCACTTTTGGCGCAGGTATTATTGCCGGTTTTACAGGAAATGTTTTTGCAGCTAATATAGCTTACGATGCTAGCGAAGAGGTTTATAGTTTATATCTAGTTGTGATAGCATTATTTTTATTGATTTATGATGCTAAGCGACTTTACAGCTTATTGGTTTTAGAGCAATACACCATAGCTAGCAAGTTTGAGCCTATTTATACTACTCTTGGGCTTAAAAGATTAAGAACAACATTAAAAGGATCTGTATTTATATTTCTCATAGTCTTGGGAGTAAGCACTTATGCTAATTATATTAAAGAGCCATATAAATTGCCTAAAAAAACAGGTTTAGAAGGAACTTATGGCTTTTATAATGTAAGAGAGTTTAAGTACAATGGCGTAGTTATTCCTTACACTACCTCAGATACAAATAGATGGCAAAATGTTGTTTTTGAAAAATGGGCTACCATAAGTATTAAAATTGCTAAACCAGTAAAAATAGATACTTCTTTCGGGGATGTTTATCATACAAATGATATAGATAGAAATTTCGAATCGGCTGGTGTTGGAGGCAGACATTATTTTGCCTATCAGGCAGATACTGTTTCTAAAAAGCTCTCTCTACAAAATAAAAACAAAAACCATGCTTCAGAAAAATTCCAGTTAAGTTATCGCTTTTTAAATGATTCTACTTTGGTTTTAAGCGGTGTAAATGAGAAGAAAGATTCTGTTTATGCTGTTTTAGATAAAATAAACAAGAAGTATATGTTATTAGAAGGCAGAAGAAAATCTGTTAAACTATAA
- a CDS encoding RagB/SusD family nutrient uptake outer membrane protein has translation MNINFRTDEVLFNTAWSAIYNTINRANHVITKVPSVQDPTLTTNLKNQIIGEAKFIRALAYFDLARAWGGVQLFLEPTVSLQERPNIRRSTLAQTYAQVLADLQDAEALLPDAVNRIRATKRTVWALRARLHLYKKEWALAEEYATKLIEKSADYTLVKPYSAWFANNVVGTRESIFELQYSAINPNATRAQMQHPTRGGTYRYAPNDRFVSLLNNPAISGGRSALISSVVQNNTRIWFGNLYYRLPATDPAYIFRISEMYLIRAEARAQQNNLSITNGALADLNLVRDRAELPVSIAVTQQEILQAIEEERRYEFAFEPHRWFDLARTGRAKTVLEALDSNIEVEEHEYIFPIPVAQIQLDKNLEQNPDY, from the coding sequence TTACTAAAGTACCTTCAGTACAAGACCCTACGCTTACCACAAACCTAAAAAATCAGATTATAGGAGAAGCCAAGTTTATAAGAGCATTAGCCTATTTTGATTTGGCTAGAGCTTGGGGTGGTGTACAATTATTTTTAGAGCCTACGGTATCTTTACAAGAAAGGCCAAATATTAGAAGAAGTACTTTAGCCCAAACCTATGCGCAAGTACTAGCAGATTTACAAGATGCGGAAGCATTATTACCTGATGCGGTTAATAGAATAAGAGCCACAAAAAGAACAGTTTGGGCTTTAAGAGCGAGATTACACCTCTACAAAAAAGAATGGGCTTTAGCCGAGGAATATGCCACCAAGCTGATAGAAAAATCAGCAGATTATACCTTGGTTAAGCCTTATAGTGCTTGGTTTGCCAATAATGTTGTGGGTACCAGAGAGTCTATTTTTGAACTGCAATATAGCGCTATTAACCCTAATGCAACCAGAGCACAAATGCAACATCCTACCAGAGGTGGTACTTACAGGTATGCACCAAATGATAGATTTGTTTCACTTCTTAATAATCCAGCTATTAGCGGTGGAAGAAGTGCTTTAATCAGTAGTGTTGTACAAAATAATACCCGTATTTGGTTTGGTAATTTATATTATAGGTTACCAGCTACAGATCCTGCTTATATCTTTAGAATTTCAGAAATGTATTTAATAAGAGCAGAGGCAAGAGCTCAACAAAATAATTTAAGTATTACTAATGGTGCTTTAGCAGATTTAAATCTGGTAAGAGACAGGGCAGAACTTCCCGTTTCAATAGCGGTTACGCAGCAAGAAATATTACAAGCAATAGAAGAAGAGCGAAGGTATGAGTTTGCTTTTGAACCACACCGTTGGTTTGATTTAGCCAGAACAGGCAGGGCTAAAACAGTTTTAGAAGCTTTAGATAGCAATATTGAAGTGGAAGAGCATGAATATATTTTTCCTATTCCTGTGGCTCAGATTCAATTAGATAAAAATCTTGAACAAAACCCTGATTATTAA